The genomic region TTACGTGGATAAACCCAGAGCTCAAGAAGAAGACAATAGAGGCAGTTGGGAAAGTTGAGGACAACTTTAGCTTGCTCATGACAGTGAGCGAACTAGAATCCAAGGCGAGACAATCACAGATTAAGAAGACCAAGACTGTGTGCACTTACTGCGGAGTTGGTTGCTCCTTTGAGGTGTGGACTAAGGGAAGGAAGATCCTGAAGGTAGAGCCCAAACCTGAGTCACCAGCGAACGGGATCCTGACTTGCGTCAAGGGTAAGTTTGGGTGGGATTTCGTCAATAGCCCAGATAGGATAACTAAACCACTAATTAGAGAGGGAGATCACTTCAGGGAAGCCAGCTGGGATGAGGCAATCCAGCTTGTTGCGAGGAAGTTTAAGGAAATCAAGGAGAGGTATGGCCCAGATTCCCTGGGCTTCATTGCCTCAGATAAAATGACCAATGAGGAGGCTTACCTCCTTCAGAAGCTAGCTAGGGCAGTTGTGGGCACGAACAACGTAGATAACTCCTCTAGATATTGCCAATCTCCGGCTACAGTGGGTCTTTGGAGGACCGTTGGAATAGGAGGTGATTCCGGGACCATAAGGGACATTGAGAACGCTGATCTAATCCTCATAGTGGGGCATAACACCACGGAAAGTCACCCCGTTGTGGGGAGTAAGGTTAAGAGGGCCCAAAAGATCAGGGGGGCCAAGATTGCCGTTATTGACGTCAGGAAACACGAGATGGCAGAGAGAGCTAACCTCTTCATCAGGCCCAAGCCAGGTACAGATGCAGCGGTCTTGGCAGGGGTAGCGAAGTATATCGTGGACCAGGATTGGGTGGATCACGAGTTCCTCAAGAGAGTTAATGGTTTTGAGGAGTTTAAGGAGACCATCAAGGGCTTCACGCTGGACTACGTTGAGAGCGTGTCTGGAGTGCCCAGGGAACAGATAATCAAACTAGCTGAAATGATACATCAAGCAAAGGGCGTAGCAGTGTTGTGGGGGATGGGTGTAACTCAGCACTTAGGTGGGGCTGACACTTCCACCATCATATCCGACCTTCTCCTATTAACCGGAAATTACGGACGCCCAGGAACCGGGGCTTTTCCCATGAGGGGGCACAACAACGTTCAAGGGGTCAGCGACTTCGGTTGTCTACCAAACTACATGGTAGGATACCAAAAGATGGAGGAGAGCGTTATGTCCAAGTTCGAGGACTCGTGGAGAACGACCCTTAACAGAAAACCTGGCCTGCAGATACCACAAATGATAGAAGGGGTCCTCGAGGGAAAGATCCATGCCCTTTACGTCGTGGGAGAGGATACCGTGATGGTTGACTGTGGAACTCCTCTTACTAGAAAGGCGTTGGAGAACGTGGACTTTCTTGTGGTTCAGGACATGTTCATGACAGAGACAGCGAAGTTAGCTGACGTCATACTTCCAGCTGCGGCGAGTCTTGAAAAGGATGGGACTTTCGTCAACACAGAGAGGAGGATACAGCGGATCTACAAGGCCATGGATCCCTTAGGTGAATCAAAGCCTGACTGGGAAATAATCCAAATGATAGCTAACGCCATGGGAGCTAACTGGAACTATCATCATCCCTCGGAGATCATGGACGAGATCGCTAGGCTGACCCCAATATTTGCTGGCGTTTCCTATTCGAGGCTCGAGGGTTTCAATAGCCTGGTCTGGCCAGTGAACGAAGATGGAACTGACACCCCTCTGCTTTACGTGAATTCCTTCGCCACTCCTGATGGAAAGGCAATCCTCTACCCGCTGGAGTGGAAACCAAGACCGCTGAAGGATGAGGTACACTCCATAGTGGTAAACACTGGAAGGGTACTTGAGCATTTTCACGGTGGTACAATGACTGGAAGGGTTGAAGGTCTTAGGAGAAAGTTCCCAGAAACGTTCGTGGAAATATCCAAGGAACTAGCTGAGAGGTACTCCATCAAAAACGGAGATCTAGTACTCGTTAAGTCAAAGTTTGGAGGGGAGATCAAGGCAAGGGCGCTGGTCAGCGAAAGAGTGTCAGGAGAGGAAGTGTTTATTCCCCTCTTTGCCTCAGAACCCTCAAAGGGTGTGAACAACTTGACAGGCCAAGAGTTTGATAAGGCTTCCGGAACTCCAGGCTATAAGGATACGCCCGTCTTGATCGAGAAGATATCCAGCGGTGAGGGAACTCCGTTACCAAGGGATAACTGGAGGTTTCACGTACAGGAGAGGAAGAGACAGATCGGGATTGAGGTGACCAAGAAATGGATGAGAGAGGAGTTCAAACCCTTGACAGAGTAATGGCTCAGCTCGTCGAGAGCGGGGAGGCCCTTGAGCAGTTCCTGAGGCTAGTGAACGCTCTCAACAGGTCTGGGATCCTCCCCTTCCTGATCGGACTGGCGGAAAACCTAGACGTCACGCTCTCCACACTGACGGAACAGAACACTGGGCTAATCAAGACACTGAACGTGATATACGCTGCGCTTAACGGTGATGAGGAGGTGCAGGACGTGTCTCTCACCCAGATATTGAAGGAGTTTAACGACCCAGACGTTAAGAGAGGGCTATTGCTAGTGCTGAAGATACTTAAGGCGATAGGAAGTGCAAGTAAGCAAGGTTAACCTAGTCAAGGTGAAAGACGGACATACGGAGATAGACGAGGACTTCGTGGCAGTTGAGGAACCCCTGGAGATAGTTGTCTGTAATGGTGGATGTAAAACCTTCGCAATAGTCATGAGAACACCTGGGAATGACCAAGAGCTTAGTCTGGGATTTCTCTACTCCGAGGGAGTTATTGATTCCATAGAAGATGTAGTGAAGGTAAAGCAGGAACTAAACAGGGTAGAGGTGTACCTAAGGGACGTGAAGAAACTTGAGTCCCGCCAGATAGTGGTTAACTCGAGCTGTGGGATATGCGGGAGAGCTCTCCTCTACACCTTGGACATCCTATCCACTAACGCTACTGTGAGCAGGGATGTGATCCTTTCGTTACCCGAGAAATTGAGAGAGAGACAGAGTGCCTTTAACGTGACAGGTGGTCTCCACGCTGCTGGACTTTTCACGAGGGAGGGGGAACTACAGTACCTCTATGAGGACGTGGGAAGGCATAACGCTGTGGACAAGGTTGTGGGGAAACTACTCATGGAGAGAAAATTACCGGCTAACTCCAGTGTTCTCCAGGTTAGCGGAAGACTTGGATATGAGATCGTGAGCAAGGCAATTATGGCCGGGATACCTGTAATAAGCGGAATATCTGCCCCCACTAGCTACGCAGTAAGGATAGCAGATAATGCGGGTGCAACACTGATAGGTTTCGTGAGGGGAAAAAGCTTTAACGTATACTCTCATCCAGAGAGAATATCTTAACTCTTGAGACCGGCCTCCTTAGCCTCTGCCTCAGACTGACTCTCTCTCCAGGGCTCGGCCTTACTCGTGAACTTCACTTCGCTCTTTCTCCCTGCTAACTTCTTCGCTACTTCCTGGGCAAAGTTCAGGTCATACAACCTGGAGAACATTATTCTCTGCGCTGCGGGACTTCCTGCTCCATGAACAGACTCTATCTGGAAAGCCACACCCATGCTCACGTTCTCCACGAGCCTGACCATCCTCAACCTATCCTCGGCCGTGAAGTCCTCAGCTCCCTGGAGGTACCTGGATATGTACTCCTTGAGTTTGGGGTTCTTTAGGTCCCATTCACTGGGGGCTGTTCCCACAATTCCTCCTGCTAGGTCTATGGAAAGCTGTGCAATCTGGGATGGGAACCTAGCAACCAGGTGTTTCGTGACATTAGCGTGCATGGGGTTAACCCACCAGCAGTTATCACACATTTTCACGGCATTAAGGCTCGCAGCGATTCCAGCTGAGTACATGGTCTCGGTAAGGAAGATCATCTCAGTGAGCTTATCCTGAACGTGGGACGCCCTATCAACTCCAATCTGCTTTGCTAGATCTGCACTTGCCCCTATGATCACGTCTCCGAGTCCGGCCTTACATCCACCATAACCCTGCCTGTGATAGGCAGAGAATATCTCAACCAGGGTTCCCGTATACTCCCACTCACCTGCCAAGAAAACCCTGTTCATGGGGACGAACACGTTATCGAAGATCACTAGACCCTCGTGATTGTAGAAGTAGGGAAGTCCGTCTATCTCACCCTCCTCCATTCTCCTCGCATCATTCAGTTGCCTCCCCACGACTATCTTGACCCCTTCGGTATCTGTCGGGATCGCGAACGCAACTGCGTAATCCTTATCCTCCGGGCCCATTGCCCTAGTGGGTAGCACGACCATCTCTTCTGTTGCCGCTACTCCCGTAATGTTAGCCTTGGCACCTGACACGTAAATTCCATCCTTTGTGACCTCGGTTATCCTGAGGTAAGCGTTCTTGTTGGGTTGCTGACTTGGTTTAAGGTTCCTAATACCCTTCGCGTCAGTCATGGCTCCAGCAAGGGCAAGGTCATTCTTCTGAACGTACTTGAGATATTCCACAAATCTATCCCTCACCTCGGTTTTGCCCTTCTTGGCCATCATAGTGGTCACAATGTGAAGCGTGTTCAGGGAATCCCAACCAACGCATCTCTGGAAACATGCCCCTGTTTTATGGCTCAACTTTCTCAGCAACTTAACCTTAGCAGCCAGATCATCCGGTGATCTATGAATATGATTAAACCTGTTTATCTCCTCCTCTAGGTAGGGACTCCATGCCCTGCCTAACTCCTTTGTGTCCTCTTCCCAAGCAGCGTCAAATGTAGCCTTAAAGGACATTACAGAAGGCTTAAGGAAGGGATGCTTAGTCACGTCCTTGACTTCCCTGCCCATTACGTAAATCTCCACCTTTGACCTGTTACTTATGGATTGGAGATATTGCTCCCCTGTTCTGACGACCATGCAAGTTAATAGGGTTTAAAGTTTTTAAAGTTTAGTATAATGTTCTTTTAACTGAAACTCAAAAGTTCACTGAAATCGTTCCAGTTCCTTGAGTGCCGAAACAACCTGTGCGTGAACGAAAACCTGGGGGAAGTTACCGGTGAACTCTAGGGTGGAGGTGTCCAGATGCTCTCCTAGGAGGTGAAGGCTGCCGGAGACCCTGTCTAACCTCTCCAGGAGATCCCTGGCCTTCCCTGTTTCGCCTAACCTTATGTAAATCCTTGCCAGCCAAAGCGTGGTGAGGAGGAAGGGATGTTTCGCCTCTCCCATGAAGTCCGAAACATATCTCTTGACGAATCCGTCCTTAACCAGATCCCTCTCTACCCTGCGTAGGGTATTTAGAAATACCTTATCGTTAACGTCAACGAAATCGTAAAGGGGTGCCGAGAGGATCGAGGCGTCAACCTGGTCACTTCCTGGATATCTAGGAAAGTACTCTCCTGACTGTTCAAGAATCCAGGACCTCAGCTCCTCCCTAGCGTCCTTCCATCGATCCTGCATGCCTAGGGTACTCGCGATCTTCCCAGCCCTGTCCATGGCAACCCACATCATCACCTTAGAGTGAATGTAGTGCTGAGGCTCTCCCCTATCTTCCCATATCCCTGAGTCCTTCATTCTCCAGTTCTCTGCCTCCCAGTCAGCGAGATAGAAAATCTTCTCGAGGGCATCGTAAATGTATACCCTATCTCCCGTCTTCTCAAAGTACTTGTAGAGCGTTGCCATGAAAAATCCCTCGACGTCGAGCTGAACCTGAGTTGACGCCCCGTTTCCCACCGTAACCGGTCTAGATCCCCTGAAACCTGAGAGCCAGGGAAGTTTCCTCTCTGGAGGTGGGATAGTTCCCTCCACCGTGTAGAGGGGGTAGAAGAAAGGTTTCGACGAGAAGTTAATCAGGGAGAGCAAGAAGTTAATTATGTCCCTGGCCTTCACCACGTAATCCGCGTCTAGGAGGGACTCGGCGATAATAGAGGAGTCCCTTACCCACGCAAAACGGTAGTCCCAGTTCCTGGACCCACCTATCACCTCTGGTAGGGAGGTTGTGGGGGAAGCCACTGGACCTCCCGAAGGGGCGTAGATGGATCCCAGGAGAACTGCAAGTGAAGTGGTGTATAAATCCTCTAGGTATATCCTGGACTTGGGTAGGGACCTTCTCCAGTACTCAACGGTCTTCTCAAAGGGTCTGGAGAAGTCAAGGGATAGGTGGGAGGTCCTCTCGCTCAATGGACCGTGCTTGGCATCTGATGAGTAATTAGCTACGAGATATCCCTTTCCGCTTGAGAATTTCCAGACATCGTCGCTCTCCATCTCCACTTCTCCATCATACTCATAAAGAAACGCCACACAGTCCCTCCCCCTTGGATTGATTCTCCTATTGCCATCGGGAACTGGTCTGTAGAGACCATAATGGAATATTGGATTGAACACAACCCTGAAGGGAAACTCGCTCTCCACCCTCCTTATAATAATGGTCTCCCCTATGGGAATAAGGTCTTGGATAACCATCTTTCCCTGGTCTGTTTCCACGTAAGTTGTGAGAACCATTGGGTCCCTGTATTCCTGAGCCATGTAAGTTACCTTTCCCGGCACCACGGAGAATTCCCCTCCCCTTTCATCAACCAACTTGGAGAAGATTGAGGGAGAGTCGAACTTGGGAACTGGAAACCAGACAACCGATGTGCCGTCAATGATAGCGGATGTTATTTGATTGGAAATGAAGCCTAACACACCTAGTTTAGGAGTTGGGCTATTAAACTGTTTGGGACGACAAAGATTAATATTCTTTATCTCATTTTATCTTATGAAATTCTTAATACTTGGAGCAGGGTATGCAGGACTTACCGTGGCTCATAAGTTGAGGAGGTACCTCAATGACGAGATAACCGTTATCTCTGAGTCTAGGGTGGTGAGAGAAAACACAATTTTCCCGCTTCTCCTCACGGACGAGGTGAAGGTCGAGGAAACTGAATTTGACGCCAAGGTAGCCATGGAGAGGAAGGGAGTGAACTTCGTGGAGGGTAGGGTGACGCAGATCCTGCCTGAGAGCAGGGAGGCCAAGACGGACAAGGGAACCTTTGACTATGACTATCTCTTCCTAGCCCTCGGTGGAGGATATGAGGAGAACTTCAGGAGGATACCTGGACATGAGAACGCAGTCATGCATCACACCCTGGATGGATTCCTCAAGCTTAAGGAAATGCTGTGGAACACTGAGGGGAACGTGTTCGTAGGTAACGCGCCAGGGAGTCCCATAGAGGGTCCCTCGTATCAGGTCGCCCTCATAGCTGAGTACATTCTTAGGAGGAGAGGGGTGAAGGGGAAGGTTTACCTGGCTACGCAAAGTCCCAAGGGTGTCTTTGGCCCAATTCCCTTGGACTGGGTTCACGAGAAGGCCAACTCATACTTCGAGAGGAGGGGTATAAGCGTCCTCAAGGGTAAAGCCGTAAAGGAGATTAAGAGAGGGAAAGTAGTCTTGAGCGACGGCCAAGAAGTGGAGGCTGATGTGATCTCCGTGCTTCCCTCACTCTCTGCGCCAAAGGTGGTTAGAGATGCTGGACTTGCGGGAAATTCAGGTTTCGTTGAGGTGAAGTTACCAAGTTTTAGGAAGGATGACAGGATATTTGCCCTAGGAGACCTGGCCCAGACTCCCTTCCCTAGGACAGCTAGGGCAGCAATGATCTCCGCAGAGAATGCAGTCTCGTCAGTGTTAAGGGAGGTCAAGGGACTGGAGTTGCCCATGTACTCCCTAGGTGTTCTATGCGTGATGGAGGGAGGAGATGACGGTGGAATTCTTAGATTCGATACGAATGGGAAAGAGGTGAAAACCACGCTAGCCTTTGGAAAGAGTTACGTCACCATCAAGAAACTCTACAGTAAACTTCTAGTCAAGAGGGCCTTTGATGTTCCCTATCACGGAGCGCTAACAGTTGAAATACGCTACAACTTCTCTCCTTAATAAGAAATTATGAACTCGCGCGTCATATACGCCGTTTCCTTGATATTTGAGCTTTTATCCGTAGATGATCTTAAACCATATAATATCGATCTAATATCCTTAGATGCCCAATCAGACCCGGTTACTTGCCGGTTCTCATCAGGATTAATGGAGTTAGATTTCCTTTCCTATCAAATGGATTAGTAGTCTATGAACCCCAGATAAATCATTTTTGCGTGTCATGAAATTGGTGATACCAGAAATATAAGCTCACTTGAGTGAATACCTGGAAATCCATCAGTATCGTTACCTCCTACCTGAAAATGATTTTAACATTGGGAGGTTAAGGGGGTAGAAGTCCCCATCGCGAGGTGGGGATGCTCCGTCCGTAAGGGCGGTGTAGTTCATGCTAATTCAGATATTGCCTGGAATGCTAGTTACTGTTGGTAATCCTTGAAATACCCCTGAGAATATTCCCTGAGTCAGAACATAGGTGAAATGGAAACTGAGAGCAGTAATCACAAGAAGTATTCCCACAAAGTAAAGGGAGGAATAGAAGGTCTTACCATATGCGATTGCAATAGAAATTCCGTTAGCAAAGGACAGCGCAACTAGGATAGCCAAGAGAAGCAGTGATAGCTGAGGAATACTAACCTGTCCCAGAGTGAAAATTGAGTTAATAACATTTGTACTGAAAATATTCTCGAATACCTGGATTAACGCCAAGAGCGAACCACCTATAGCCGAACTGGCTCCCTGCATGGCGAAGACCGAGGCTTCGAAGGCTCTACCGTTCTGCTCCCTTCTAGCCCTAAGGTTGAGCAGTGTAGTCCCTATCCTTGAGACAGTTTCGCCCACCTCTTTTACATTACCTCCTAACTCCACGGTAGCCGATATAATTCTGTTCATCATCAAAATCAAAACACTACCGCTCTCCTCACCCATCATCTCAAAAATTAATGACTTTCTCACGCCAAATTTGAGCCTATTTAGGGAAGATGAAACCAGAGGTCTCATGGTCCCCAGATCCCCCCTCATCACACTGAGGAAAGTATCCATTAAATTGTTGACTACATGATAGGTCCTGGAAAAGTAGGTGACAAATGCCACATAATGTCTTTCTAATATGTTAAGTCTTCTCTCCTTCATTCTGAAAAACATTCCTGTTCCTATTAAC from Metallosphaera sedula DSM 5348 harbors:
- the fdhF gene encoding formate dehydrogenase subunit alpha yields the protein MSLTVRINDKVYSANPGETIIDVLKRNNIYVPHVCLNEGLVPIESCDTCLVRVNGKLMRACSTRVEDGMTITTNDDKSKGARKEAISRILRYHKLYCTVCENNNGDCVLHEAVIKEKVFHQRYVEKPYSLDNSGPFYVYDPAQCILCGRCVEACQDFAVNEVIWIDWNLNPPRVVWDQGNPIGNSSCVNCGTCVTVCPVNALMEKGMLGEAGLFTWINPELKKKTIEAVGKVEDNFSLLMTVSELESKARQSQIKKTKTVCTYCGVGCSFEVWTKGRKILKVEPKPESPANGILTCVKGKFGWDFVNSPDRITKPLIREGDHFREASWDEAIQLVARKFKEIKERYGPDSLGFIASDKMTNEEAYLLQKLARAVVGTNNVDNSSRYCQSPATVGLWRTVGIGGDSGTIRDIENADLILIVGHNTTESHPVVGSKVKRAQKIRGAKIAVIDVRKHEMAERANLFIRPKPGTDAAVLAGVAKYIVDQDWVDHEFLKRVNGFEEFKETIKGFTLDYVESVSGVPREQIIKLAEMIHQAKGVAVLWGMGVTQHLGGADTSTIISDLLLLTGNYGRPGTGAFPMRGHNNVQGVSDFGCLPNYMVGYQKMEESVMSKFEDSWRTTLNRKPGLQIPQMIEGVLEGKIHALYVVGEDTVMVDCGTPLTRKALENVDFLVVQDMFMTETAKLADVILPAAASLEKDGTFVNTERRIQRIYKAMDPLGESKPDWEIIQMIANAMGANWNYHHPSEIMDEIARLTPIFAGVSYSRLEGFNSLVWPVNEDGTDTPLLYVNSFATPDGKAILYPLEWKPRPLKDEVHSIVVNTGRVLEHFHGGTMTGRVEGLRRKFPETFVEISKELAERYSIKNGDLVLVKSKFGGEIKARALVSERVSGEEVFIPLFASEPSKGVNNLTGQEFDKASGTPGYKDTPVLIEKISSGEGTPLPRDNWRFHVQERKRQIGIEVTKKWMREEFKPLTE
- a CDS encoding DUF1641 domain-containing protein produces the protein MDERGVQTLDRVMAQLVESGEALEQFLRLVNALNRSGILPFLIGLAENLDVTLSTLTEQNTGLIKTLNVIYAALNGDEEVQDVSLTQILKEFNDPDVKRGLLLVLKILKAIGSASKQG
- the fdhD gene encoding formate dehydrogenase accessory sulfurtransferase FdhD, whose product is MQVSKVNLVKVKDGHTEIDEDFVAVEEPLEIVVCNGGCKTFAIVMRTPGNDQELSLGFLYSEGVIDSIEDVVKVKQELNRVEVYLRDVKKLESRQIVVNSSCGICGRALLYTLDILSTNATVSRDVILSLPEKLRERQSAFNVTGGLHAAGLFTREGELQYLYEDVGRHNAVDKVVGKLLMERKLPANSSVLQVSGRLGYEIVSKAIMAGIPVISGISAPTSYAVRIADNAGATLIGFVRGKSFNVYSHPERIS
- a CDS encoding 4-hydroxyphenylacetate 3-hydroxylase family protein; the encoded protein is MVVRTGEQYLQSISNRSKVEIYVMGREVKDVTKHPFLKPSVMSFKATFDAAWEEDTKELGRAWSPYLEEEINRFNHIHRSPDDLAAKVKLLRKLSHKTGACFQRCVGWDSLNTLHIVTTMMAKKGKTEVRDRFVEYLKYVQKNDLALAGAMTDAKGIRNLKPSQQPNKNAYLRITEVTKDGIYVSGAKANITGVAATEEMVVLPTRAMGPEDKDYAVAFAIPTDTEGVKIVVGRQLNDARRMEEGEIDGLPYFYNHEGLVIFDNVFVPMNRVFLAGEWEYTGTLVEIFSAYHRQGYGGCKAGLGDVIIGASADLAKQIGVDRASHVQDKLTEMIFLTETMYSAGIAASLNAVKMCDNCWWVNPMHANVTKHLVARFPSQIAQLSIDLAGGIVGTAPSEWDLKNPKLKEYISRYLQGAEDFTAEDRLRMVRLVENVSMGVAFQIESVHGAGSPAAQRIMFSRLYDLNFAQEVAKKLAGRKSEVKFTSKAEPWRESQSEAEAKEAGLKS
- the treH1 gene encoding alpha,alpha-trehalase TreH1, with translation MLGFISNQITSAIIDGTSVVWFPVPKFDSPSIFSKLVDERGGEFSVVPGKVTYMAQEYRDPMVLTTYVETDQGKMVIQDLIPIGETIIIRRVESEFPFRVVFNPIFHYGLYRPVPDGNRRINPRGRDCVAFLYEYDGEVEMESDDVWKFSSGKGYLVANYSSDAKHGPLSERTSHLSLDFSRPFEKTVEYWRRSLPKSRIYLEDLYTTSLAVLLGSIYAPSGGPVASPTTSLPEVIGGSRNWDYRFAWVRDSSIIAESLLDADYVVKARDIINFLLSLINFSSKPFFYPLYTVEGTIPPPERKLPWLSGFRGSRPVTVGNGASTQVQLDVEGFFMATLYKYFEKTGDRVYIYDALEKIFYLADWEAENWRMKDSGIWEDRGEPQHYIHSKVMMWVAMDRAGKIASTLGMQDRWKDAREELRSWILEQSGEYFPRYPGSDQVDASILSAPLYDFVDVNDKVFLNTLRRVERDLVKDGFVKRYVSDFMGEAKHPFLLTTLWLARIYIRLGETGKARDLLERLDRVSGSLHLLGEHLDTSTLEFTGNFPQVFVHAQVVSALKELERFQ
- a CDS encoding NAD(P)/FAD-dependent oxidoreductase, encoding MKFLILGAGYAGLTVAHKLRRYLNDEITVISESRVVRENTIFPLLLTDEVKVEETEFDAKVAMERKGVNFVEGRVTQILPESREAKTDKGTFDYDYLFLALGGGYEENFRRIPGHENAVMHHTLDGFLKLKEMLWNTEGNVFVGNAPGSPIEGPSYQVALIAEYILRRRGVKGKVYLATQSPKGVFGPIPLDWVHEKANSYFERRGISVLKGKAVKEIKRGKVVLSDGQEVEADVISVLPSLSAPKVVRDAGLAGNSGFVEVKLPSFRKDDRIFALGDLAQTPFPRTARAAMISAENAVSSVLREVKGLELPMYSLGVLCVMEGGDDGGILRFDTNGKEVKTTLAFGKSYVTIKKLYSKLLVKRAFDVPYHGALTVEIRYNFSP
- a CDS encoding flagellar protein FlaJ, which codes for MQLRSQDEVDSKFIFLVAYILALFTADLPPESIVVTLSGLKYFGEYSKTFGRLATLIHGYRYKFSNAINIVSTKIHIKPFREFIVRFSQALSHGDEMISFLNREIDMTLNDYNADMNRKIESMNNFLAIYGSLSSSLVFLMVNLTLVSILFDVGTSVLQLLSMAMVAVIGLLTLVVYVLYKPEIYVILKRNEKLVAVIGLLLSMTIMLLQRNYVAVAIAGGVLIGTGMFFRMKERRLNILERHYVAFVTYFSRTYHVVNNLMDTFLSVMRGDLGTMRPLVSSSLNRLKFGVRKSLIFEMMGEESGSVLILMMNRIISATVELGGNVKEVGETVSRIGTTLLNLRARREQNGRAFEASVFAMQGASSAIGGSLLALIQVFENIFSTNVINSIFTLGQVSIPQLSLLLLAILVALSFANGISIAIAYGKTFYSSLYFVGILLVITALSFHFTYVLTQGIFSGVFQGLPTVTSIPGNI